From the Primulina tabacum isolate GXHZ01 chromosome 15, ASM2559414v2, whole genome shotgun sequence genome, one window contains:
- the LOC142526832 gene encoding guanosine nucleotide diphosphate dissociation inhibitor At5g09550, which yields MDEEYDVIVLGTGLKECILSGLLSVDGLKVLHMDKNDYYGGESCSLNLNQLWKRFRGNDQHREQLGASREYNVDMIPKFMMANGKLVRVLIHANVTKYLNFKAVDGSFVYNKGKIYKVPATDVEALKSPLMGLFEKRRARKFFIFVQEFEESTPKTHEGMNLDTITARELIAKYELEDDTIDFIGHALALHSNDSYLDQPAIDFVKRMKLYAESLARFQAGSPYIYPLYGLGELPQAFARLSAVYGGTYMLNKPQCKVEFGADGKVIGVTSEGETAKCKKVVCDPTYLPDKVHKVGKVARAICIMSHPIPDTNESHSAQVILPQKQLGRKSDMYLFCCSYAHNVAPKGKYIAFVSAEAETDNPEVELKPGVDLLGPIDEIFYETYDTFVPTNDNDADNCYISKSYDATTHFESTVTDVLAMYTKITGKALDLSVDLSSASAGAEE from the exons ATGGATGAAGAATATGATGTGATTGTTCTGGGAACTGGGCTCAAAGAGTGCATTCTCAGTGGCCTCCTCTCTGTTGATGGCCTCAAA GTGCTTCACATGGACAAAAATGACTATTATGGAGGAGAATCCTGCTCTCTCAATTTAAATCAG CTCTGGAAACGCTTCAGGGGAAATGACCAGCACCGAGAGCAATTAGGAGCTAGCAGAGAGTACAATGTTGATATGATTCCAAAG ttCATGATGGCGAATGGAAAATTGGTACGGGTGCTTATCCATGCGAATGTTACCAAGTATCTGAACTTCAAGGCAGTAGATGGTAGTTTTGTCTACAACAAAGGAAAG ATCTATAAAGTTCCTGCTACTGATGTTGAAGCACTAAAATCTCCATTAATGGGGCTGTTTGAAAAGCGTCGTGCAAgaaagttttttatttttgtgcAAGAATTCGAAGAGAGCACCCCAAAAACTCATGAAGGGATGAATCTGGATACGATCACAGCGAGAGAACTTATTGC AAAATATGAACTCGAAGATGACACGATTGATTTTATTGGTCATGCTTTGGCACTCCATAGCAATGATAGTTACTTGGATCAGCCAGCTATTGATTTTGTTAAGAGAATGAAG CTGTATGCCGAATCTTTGGCACGTTTCCAAGCGGGATCCCCATACATCTATCCATTGTATGGACTGGGAGAATTGCCTCAG GCATTTGCACGGTTAAGTGCCGTTTATGGTGGGACATACATGCTGAACAAGCCGCAATGTAAG GTGGAGTTTGGTGCAGATGGAAAGGTAATTGGAGTAACCTCTGAAGGAGAAACTGCTAAATGCAAGAAGGTCGTCTGCGATCCTACATATTTACCTGATAAG GTTCATAAGGTTGGAAAGGTTGCTCGTGCTATTTGTATCATGAGTCACCCTATCCCAGACACCAATGAGTCTCACTCAGCCCAAGTCATTCTACCACAGAAGCAACTTGGTCGTAAATCAGATAT GTATCTGTTCTGCTGCTCATATGCTCACAACGTGGCTCCTAAAGGAAAATATATAGCATTTGTTTCTGCAGAAGCAGAAACTGACAACCCAGAGGTCGAACTAAAGCCTGGTGTGGACCTTCTCGGACCAATTGACGAAATCTTTTATGAGACCTACGACACATTTGTACCCACTAACGACAACGATGCTGACAATTGTTACATATCTAAG AGTTATGATGCGACGACACACTTTGAATCCACGGTTACTGATGTGTTGGCCATGTACACGAAGATAACTGGAAAG GCCCTCGATTTGTCGGTGGACCTGAGTTCGGCCAGTGCTGGTGCTGAAGAATAA